TTGTCCTCTGGTTCGGGCTCCGCCTTTGGGTCAGAGTCTACTGCTTCTGGAGGTGGCTGATCATTCTTCTTGTGAGTAGCAGACTCCAGGACATGGTGGTAGTTTCCTTTCTCCATGAAGAGCTGAGCGAAATGGTGCTTGCAGTAGAGAACTCCATCAAGGGCAGCATATGAAGAATGTGTAAGATTGCACCCGCCACGAGCACACCTAAAGCATGTCTTATGGTAACATTCTCCTTCTAATGTCACCTGTAaggtaaaaaaaacaaaggaaaacaagGTTAATTTTGCTTAAGGAAACATGCAATAACCATTTCAACATTCATGGCTGTCAGCTACTCAAGTTATATTCAataactaattttctttttattgataaaaggGTAGAAGGGATAACCAAATGTTACCATAGTAGCAACCTATCTtctaaaaattgaatataaagggtttcattacatttattttcaattttaactttatatttttaaaatttctaataatgtttattgcaatcaatatttctttattttcacattATGATGTGATTTATTcgtgaattttaaaaatttagacccgaaaaattgtaaaagaatgTGGTGGATAAAATTAAAAGCATGAAACATTTTAAACCATATATAGCTAGGTTGATGACTTCAAACTCCATCCAAAACATGTAAAAAAACCAACATAACCTTGTAGCAACCAACCTTTTCAAGAGGATACACCGTTTTGGAGCAAGTGGCACATTTGTCTTGGGTTCCACAGAACATGGAAGAGAGCTTGCTTGGAGCCCTAGTCTGtcaaagatataaaattttattattttatttttaattacaaaaaaaaaaaaattgataaatttgaaGCGGCCTGGATTTGGATGTcccaatttataataataataagaaatgatatgTGCAATCCTAAAGTATGTATGTCTAGTGCACCTTATTTGAGAAATATGGGTAAGTTTgtgatctacatgaaaaaattattcttttaataatagattctattattttaaaaggaaatgcACGTGGCTTGCACCATACAACtctatctaatattattcaataataataaataataaatattaccaGCTCGCCTTGCTTCTCAGAAGATTTTGCTGCACCGATTTTATAGCAAAATTCAACATATTGTTAGAATccatgagaaaaaataaaataaaataaacccatataaaaaaaatttgtaaacaaTCAAAAAAAGGCTTGAAAGCAAGATCTTACCTGTTTGAAAATTCTTGCTGAAATTGCCAGATTCCTTGAAAAGTTGCTCGAAATGAGGCTTGCAGTACAGGACTCCATCCATGGAAGAGTAGCTACTCATctgtaaataattaattatagctAATCAAATTATAGATTAACGGctttaccaaaaaagaaaaaaacaacaaaaaataaatgcttCTCAAAAAGGATGGAAATTGGAACAATCCAAATTTTCAAGATGAAATTTGggtcactacaaaaaaaaacaacatttgtaacggattatttgtaaaaataatgactatttacgatgaaaacactctttttagaaaaaataatcattttcgcagaaaataactaattacaataagcaattttcttgtagttaataaaaaaaaagagatcatACGTACCGATAGAAATCCTTTGCAGTGGCTGCATTTGAAGCAGGACTTATGGTAAGGTAATCCTTCAAGAGACATCATGTCAACCACATAGACAGTCTTGTCACAAACCTTGCATTTATCTAAAGTTCCTGTGAATGCCATTTTctttcccttattttttttctcaacaagaCTTGAAACCTAGGCTGCTCTTGAAGTTGAATCCGAAATCTTATGTTTTTCTTTGGTTCAGATTGTCTGAGGATCAAAGAGAAGCTCAGGAAGAGGAAGCATGAACAGAGCTTGGAAACTCTACCTCAGACAAATGGGATTGAACAAAGTCTTGGATTTGCTTAAACCACActtatttatatcaatttatgatgGATGGATATGCTAAATAGCTGTAAATGGTGGAGAAATGATTGGAGATCCCACTATTACGAAGTAATTAAAGATGGAAAACTAATGCTGTAATTAGGAAGAATCTGTATGAATTGGGAGTGAAACCAGGTTGTTTGCTGGCTCTGACCTTTTCAATCATCGTTAAAACCCAACTGTTTTTTGCTATGTTTTGGTGTCTTGGTGGTTATGTCGGTTaaacatatatacttttttcttttgcttgtcAAATATATGGATGGATGGTCCTAACTCTAAAGCATGTGAGTCCATCTAGACCGTTCATCAAAGGttttaaatttgatattgaTCATGTCTTTGCTTGATTTGAGGCTCGAAGTAACATCTTTTTTAGcaatgttatttgaaaaaatctattcatatcttatgatatggtattagatgataaatttacaagtgaaatgtaataaataattttcaattaccTGATGCTACATCATATGATGATGGAAGGATGATGAAAATTAGAATGATAAGTAGTATTATTCATGTTATTTTCTATCTTAATCATTGTCATCCTCGTCACACATGGTGATATGACATATTTCAAGTGACTCATTTTATCTACTATTTCAATAGAATTTTAAGATCTTGCTATAATGTGGAATATTTTCATAGACATCTTAGATGCATCAatagaattttaagaaaagcaagGAAATGTTGTTGGAAACCCCAATAAAAGTGGTATTTTCTGTGGTTCTCAATTGTCGAAAAACAAGTACTAGTTGAATAAGCACATCgctattttcaatatatatgtattggcTGTTGCTACTCGGCCTTGTATAAGTTTGTTCCTTCAAAGTACAATTGTcgaaaatatttgattaaaaaatcagatagaaaaagttgtataaaaatattttaaaattaaaaaattaatttttgttttgaaattttaaaaagtaatattttttgtgttttatttaaaatattttaaaaaaattataattagaaaatgattagataaaaaaattaaaaattaaaaataaaaacattttatgtttaagtgttgtttgagaataaaatatctaaaattttttgagaATAATTGTATTGTCAAACGAATTCTTAAGCTTATTAGGATAAGAAAATGagcttttattataaaaatatacatttcttattttcaaaaaatatttcattaatattttaaaaaagaatctcAAATTGACACATGCACAATCTTTGATTTGTTCATGTAGGCCTAGTTTAGAtggtgaattgagatgagatgagataaaaattaaaagttgaataaaatattattaaaaattttagaattcgaaaaagattaataatttattatattttgttaaaaaattttaaaaaaatataataattatatgaaatgaaataaaataattttaaattattatctaAACCAGGCCGTAACGGTGAATGGTAAAAAAATTAACGCAACCTCCTCTCTCTAAAATTATCAAACCACAACTTCCGATCGGTTATCGatggacaaaaaaagaaaaagaaaaaagtacatGGTCCTAAATCTAAATAATGCAAACGACGTGAGAACAAAATTTCCAATTATACTTTTGGTTAATTGCAAaatcattattttcatatttttacaaattgagGCTTAGGACTCGTTTGGGCATTTGTAGTATATTCGAAttctttgaataataataaaataatttaaattaaaataatttatttaattttaaaaaatagagagaaaaagttgggaaagaaaagagaaatagtttaatattatttttggaaaagaagagataaataatttaatattatttttattttgaagtttaaaaaagttatattaatatttatgttttgttttaaagtttgtaaaaaatataatgatttggtataaaaattaaaaattaaaaattaaaaaatattttatattagagtgatatttaaaaaataaaaataaaaaaattaatcttcaaCTAACGGAAAGATTGTCACGTAGCATACTAATGctatttggtaaaaaaattaaaaattaaaaattaaaaattaaaaatttaaaaatattttatatttaaatgatatttaaaaaaaattaaaaaaattaatcttcaaCAAATGGAAAGATTGTCACGTAGCATCCGCATGCCTCGCCGACTAATAAATAACTGACACGTGGCATACTATTCTCAAGCAGTAACGTCCCAACAGTTTTCAATGAAGAGATTGCAAGTTCTGTAAAGTTGAGAAATAATTGTGCGAAAGTCGAAAATCTAAACTCAAATTATAGAAACATGAAAACCTTAACtgctaattttataattaaagtctataatttcttattgtttaaactttaaaccaAAATAGAGCATGGAAAAAGCTTGAATGCAAAAACAAGTAAAGGTGGGGGCCATTGAGCAAATTCAGAGTGTCTCATTTGCGATGATGCCCTAGGATGCTCCATTAGGCGTCAGTTGCTCCGTTCCTTTGGTGTTTCCACAACCAGCTAGAGCTTCCCAATTACGTTATGTCATCTTCCAAACCCCCCCCATCCATTTCTCTGGATTAGCTTTACGAGTATATTCCGTCCACTAATTTCCGATCTTCCAGGTCtgtacaaaaaaagaaaaagaaagatcgactctctgtttttgttcttaattttcctgctttttttgttttttgttttttctaattcTCCATCTCATGGTTCTGGATTAGACCCTCATTTTCTTCCGGTTCTTGGTTCTTACGCTTTTACGTCTCCGCCGATTTCTGACCGTATTAACTTGCTCTAATTTACGATCTTGCCACCGAGAAAccctagtttttgttttgtttttttgaagatttattCTTTGTTGCATCGACTGCAAAATTCTTACATTTGGTTCTGTTTTGAATTTGAGATTCAGTAGCCTTGAGAAACC
Above is a genomic segment from Juglans microcarpa x Juglans regia isolate MS1-56 chromosome 1D, Jm3101_v1.0, whole genome shotgun sequence containing:
- the LOC121265643 gene encoding LIM domain-containing protein PLIM2b-like; amino-acid sequence: MAFTGTLDKCKVCDKTVYVVDMMSLEGLPYHKSCFKCSHCKGFLSMSSYSSMDGVLYCKPHFEQLFKESGNFSKNFQTAKSSEKQGELTRAPSKLSSMFCGTQDKCATCSKTVYPLEKVTLEGECYHKTCFRCARGGCNLTHSSYAALDGVLYCKHHFAQLFMEKGNYHHVLESATHKKNDQPPPEAVDSDPKAEPEPEDNTQEQS